One segment of Streptomyces sp. NBC_00576 DNA contains the following:
- a CDS encoding DegT/DnrJ/EryC1/StrS family aminotransferase: MNQIPLVDLKAAHEEVADEVRAGFERILANTAFIGGEEVRAFEREYADFGGVAHCVGVANGTDAVELALRGVGVGPGDEVVIPANTFIATAGAVARIGARPVLADCLPDTYLLDPQAALDAVGPATRAVVPVHLYGQMAEVTQLTGQLPDRVRVVEDAAQCQGATRDGRSPGSGGIAATSFYPGKNLGAYGDAGAVLTDDEELAGLVRAIANHGGVAKYRHDVPGFNSRLDGLQAVVLRAKLARLADGNAARRAAAARYDTLLADLASAGRVVLPTTDAANVHVWHLYVVQVAGAERDDIVGKLNAEGIGAGVHYPAPVHLTEAYRHLGHARGDFPHAEKAADRILSLPLFPQISPDQQQRVVDTLAKALQS; the protein is encoded by the coding sequence ATGAACCAGATTCCGCTGGTGGACCTCAAGGCGGCCCACGAAGAGGTCGCCGACGAGGTACGGGCCGGATTCGAACGGATCCTGGCCAACACCGCGTTCATCGGCGGCGAAGAGGTGCGGGCGTTCGAGCGCGAGTACGCCGACTTCGGCGGCGTCGCGCACTGCGTGGGTGTCGCCAACGGCACCGACGCCGTCGAACTCGCCCTGCGCGGGGTCGGGGTCGGGCCCGGCGACGAGGTAGTCATACCCGCCAACACCTTCATCGCCACCGCGGGCGCCGTGGCCCGGATCGGTGCCCGGCCCGTCCTGGCGGACTGCCTGCCCGACACCTACCTGCTCGACCCGCAGGCCGCCCTGGACGCGGTCGGCCCGGCCACCCGCGCGGTCGTACCGGTGCACCTGTACGGGCAGATGGCCGAAGTGACGCAACTGACCGGTCAACTGCCCGACCGTGTAAGGGTCGTCGAGGACGCCGCCCAGTGTCAGGGCGCCACCCGCGACGGCCGGTCGCCGGGCAGCGGCGGGATCGCGGCGACCAGCTTCTACCCGGGCAAGAACCTGGGCGCCTACGGCGACGCGGGCGCGGTTCTCACCGACGACGAGGAGCTGGCCGGTCTGGTCCGCGCGATCGCCAACCACGGCGGCGTCGCCAAGTACCGCCACGACGTGCCCGGGTTCAACAGCCGGCTGGACGGGCTGCAGGCCGTCGTCCTGCGGGCGAAGTTGGCGCGGCTGGCGGACGGCAACGCGGCCCGGCGGGCGGCGGCGGCCCGCTACGACACGCTGCTCGCCGACCTCGCGTCCGCCGGACGGGTCGTGCTCCCGACGACCGACGCCGCCAACGTCCACGTATGGCACCTCTACGTCGTCCAGGTCGCCGGCGCGGAGCGCGACGACATCGTCGGCAAGCTCAACGCGGAAGGCATCGGCGCGGGGGTGCACTACCCCGCCCCCGTCCATCTCACCGAGGCATACCGACATCTCGGCCACGCCCGGGGCGACTTCCCCCACGCCGAGAAGGCGGCGGACCGGATCCTGTCGCTGCCGCTCTTCCCCCAAATAAGCCCCGATCAGCAACAGCGCGTCGTGGACACGCTCGCCAAGGCGCTCCAAAGCTGA
- a CDS encoding NAD-dependent epimerase/dehydratase family protein, which produces MSSVRGKKILVTGGAGTIGSNLVDLLAEGGAREIVVLDNFVRGRRANLAKAMPSGVVEIVEGDIRDAATVRKVTEGADLVFHLAAIRITQCAQEPRLANEVMVDGTFNVLEAAAEAGVGKVIASSSASVYGMAETFPTTERHHAYNNDTFYGAAKAFNEGQLRSFHAMYGLDYVALRYFNVYGPRMDIHGLYTEVLIRWMERIEAGEPPLILGDGTQTMDFVDVRDIARANVLAAESDLTDEVFNVASGTETSLRELADGLLEAMGASDLEPEHGPARAVNGVVRRLADTTQAAERLGFTARIDMRTGLKDLVEWWRAERVADAAAAEASK; this is translated from the coding sequence TTGAGCAGCGTACGAGGCAAGAAGATCCTGGTCACCGGGGGAGCGGGCACCATCGGCTCCAATCTGGTCGACCTCCTGGCCGAGGGCGGCGCCCGCGAGATCGTGGTGCTGGACAACTTCGTCCGGGGTCGCAGGGCCAATCTCGCCAAGGCCATGCCCAGCGGCGTCGTCGAGATCGTCGAGGGTGACATCCGGGACGCCGCCACCGTACGGAAGGTCACCGAGGGCGCCGATCTGGTGTTCCACCTCGCCGCGATCCGCATCACCCAGTGCGCGCAGGAGCCCCGGCTGGCCAACGAGGTCATGGTCGACGGCACCTTCAACGTCCTGGAGGCGGCGGCCGAGGCCGGAGTGGGCAAGGTGATCGCCTCGTCCTCGGCGTCCGTCTACGGCATGGCCGAGACGTTCCCGACGACCGAACGCCACCACGCGTACAACAACGACACGTTCTACGGCGCGGCCAAGGCCTTCAACGAGGGCCAACTGCGCAGCTTCCACGCCATGTACGGACTGGACTACGTGGCGCTGCGCTACTTCAACGTCTATGGCCCCCGGATGGACATCCACGGCCTCTACACCGAGGTGCTCATCCGCTGGATGGAACGCATCGAGGCGGGCGAGCCGCCGCTGATCCTCGGCGACGGCACGCAGACCATGGACTTCGTCGACGTCCGGGACATCGCCAGAGCCAATGTGCTGGCCGCCGAGTCGGACCTCACCGACGAGGTGTTCAACGTCGCCAGCGGTACGGAGACCTCGCTGCGCGAACTCGCCGACGGCCTGCTGGAGGCCATGGGCGCCTCCGACCTGGAGCCGGAGCACGGGCCCGCCCGCGCGGTGAACGGGGTGGTCCGACGGCTCGCGGACACCACCCAGGCCGCCGAGCGGCTCGGCTTCACCGCACGGATCGACATGCGTACCGGGCTCAAGGACCTGGTGGAGTGGTGGCGTGCCGAGCGCGTCGCCGACGCCGCCGCTGCGGAGGCGTCCAAGTGA
- a CDS encoding DegT/DnrJ/EryC1/StrS family aminotransferase gives MSTDRIPVMIPWLGEEEAEAASDAVLSGWVAQGPRVAAFERAFAERVGAEHGIAVSSCTTALHLALVALGIGPGDEVVVPSLSFIATANAVRYVGAEPVFADVDLATGNLTAATVDAVRFPRTKAVLAVHQGGVPADVHSLRAACAEWDLPLVEDAACAIGSTVGGKPVGQGALIAAWSFHPRKLVTTGEGGMITTDDAEWAARLRRLREHGMNASAAERHSSNKPVLESYLEVGYNYRMTDVQAAIGLVQLGKLDAMIARRRELAARYDALLRDVPGLTPVRDPEHGQSNFQSYWVLLDEDFPVGRDDLLAALAEAGVSARRGIMASHLEPAYEGHPGVPLPVTERISRDSLILPLFHTLTEAQQDRVVVALREQARR, from the coding sequence GTGAGCACCGACCGCATCCCGGTGATGATCCCCTGGCTCGGCGAGGAGGAGGCCGAGGCCGCCTCCGACGCGGTGCTGTCCGGGTGGGTCGCCCAGGGGCCCCGGGTCGCCGCCTTCGAGCGGGCCTTCGCCGAACGGGTGGGCGCCGAGCACGGCATCGCCGTCAGCTCCTGCACCACCGCCCTGCACCTGGCGCTCGTCGCGCTCGGTATCGGGCCCGGCGACGAGGTCGTGGTCCCGTCGCTGTCGTTCATCGCCACCGCCAACGCCGTACGGTACGTCGGCGCCGAGCCCGTCTTCGCCGACGTCGACCTCGCCACCGGCAACCTGACGGCGGCCACCGTGGACGCGGTCCGCTTCCCCCGCACCAAGGCGGTCCTCGCCGTCCACCAGGGCGGCGTACCGGCCGATGTGCACAGCCTGCGCGCCGCCTGCGCCGAGTGGGACCTGCCTCTCGTCGAGGACGCGGCCTGCGCCATCGGCTCGACCGTCGGCGGCAAGCCCGTCGGACAGGGCGCGCTGATCGCCGCCTGGTCCTTCCACCCCCGCAAGCTCGTCACCACCGGCGAGGGCGGCATGATCACCACCGACGACGCCGAATGGGCGGCACGCCTGCGCAGGCTCCGCGAGCACGGGATGAACGCCTCGGCGGCCGAACGCCATTCGAGCAACAAGCCGGTCCTGGAGAGCTACCTCGAGGTCGGCTACAACTACCGGATGACGGACGTCCAGGCCGCGATCGGTCTGGTCCAGCTCGGCAAACTCGACGCGATGATCGCCCGCCGCCGCGAACTGGCGGCCCGTTACGACGCGTTGCTTCGGGACGTTCCCGGGCTCACCCCGGTACGCGACCCCGAGCACGGGCAGAGCAACTTCCAGTCCTACTGGGTGCTGCTGGACGAGGACTTCCCCGTCGGCCGGGACGATCTGCTCGCCGCGCTCGCCGAGGCCGGTGTCTCCGCCCGGCGCGGGATCATGGCCTCGCACCTCGAACCCGCCTACGAGGGCCACCCCGGCGTGCCGCTGCCGGTCACCGAGCGGATCAGCCGCGACTCGCTGATACTGCCGCTGTTCCACACGCTGACCGAGGCCCAGCAGGACCGCGTCGTGGTGGCGCTGCGAGAACAGGCACGAAGATGA
- a CDS encoding acetyltransferase produces the protein MSGLLIIGAGGFARETAQAVRDAGDVELLGHLDDNADLHGTEVDGVPVLGGCDLVHDLPEARVVICVGNPGDYAARARLVRRLGLPADRYATVIHPTASVSATSEVGPGSVLLAGCVLTAAVRVGAHVAVMPQAVLTHDDVVEDFATIASGVRLGGGARLERGAYVGSGALVREGTVVGAWSLIGMGSAVLGDVPPGEVWVGSPARRLREAAAPALDELLTEQLGGPVA, from the coding sequence ATGAGCGGACTGCTGATCATCGGCGCGGGCGGCTTCGCCCGGGAGACCGCACAGGCCGTACGGGACGCGGGTGACGTCGAGCTGCTCGGGCACCTCGACGACAACGCCGACCTGCACGGCACCGAGGTGGACGGCGTGCCCGTCCTCGGCGGCTGCGACCTGGTCCACGACCTGCCCGAGGCCCGCGTGGTGATCTGCGTCGGCAACCCCGGGGACTACGCGGCCCGCGCCCGGCTGGTCCGCAGGCTGGGCCTGCCCGCGGACCGCTACGCGACCGTGATCCACCCGACGGCGTCCGTGTCGGCGACCTCGGAAGTCGGCCCCGGCTCGGTGCTGCTCGCGGGCTGCGTCCTGACCGCCGCTGTGCGGGTGGGTGCGCATGTCGCGGTGATGCCGCAGGCCGTTCTCACCCATGACGATGTGGTCGAGGACTTCGCCACGATCGCCTCAGGTGTCCGGCTGGGCGGCGGAGCGCGGCTGGAGCGGGGCGCCTATGTGGGCTCCGGGGCCCTGGTCAGGGAGGGCACGGTGGTCGGCGCCTGGTCGCTGATCGGGATGGGAAGCGCCGTGCTCGGTGATGTACCGCCGGGCGAGGTCTGGGTGGGGAGCCCGGCCCGGCGGCTGCGCGAGGCGGCGGCGCCCGCGCTCGACGAACTGTTGACGGAGCAACTGGGGGGACCAGTCGCATGA